Proteins from one Paenibacillus amylolyticus genomic window:
- a CDS encoding TetR/AcrR family transcriptional regulator — MTAQSIRDAALFHFAKDGYEGASLRAIADEVGIKKPSIYAHFSCKDDLFLHTLAFAFQEVQRHTLEYFRDHADMPLEHRLKGLLAWFEQEYNTHASARFMLRNCFYPPLSLYNEVMDLVYPFIDGMERVLSRLLQKAMRDGDLPPIPAEQAAIAFMTFLDGITVEIIYGSSRRYKRRLEAAWPVFWHGIHHLNEEAPIVVPEGESTS; from the coding sequence ATGACTGCACAATCCATTCGGGATGCAGCCCTGTTTCATTTTGCCAAAGATGGCTATGAGGGAGCTTCTCTGAGAGCAATTGCTGATGAAGTCGGGATTAAAAAACCGTCGATATATGCCCATTTCAGTTGCAAGGATGACTTGTTTCTACACACACTGGCCTTTGCATTTCAAGAGGTGCAGCGGCACACCCTGGAGTATTTCCGTGATCATGCGGACATGCCACTGGAGCACAGGCTGAAGGGCTTACTAGCGTGGTTCGAACAAGAGTACAATACCCACGCCTCTGCTCGCTTCATGCTGCGCAATTGTTTTTATCCGCCGCTTTCTCTATATAACGAAGTGATGGATCTGGTGTATCCGTTTATTGACGGCATGGAACGCGTACTGAGCCGCCTGCTGCAAAAGGCAATGCGTGATGGAGATCTGCCACCCATTCCCGCGGAACAGGCTGCCATTGCATTCATGACATTTCTCGATGGCATTACCGTGGAGATTATCTATGGAAGCTCGCGGCGATACAAGAGACGACTCGAAGCAGCCTGGCCAGTCTTCTGGCATGGCATTCATCATCTGAACGAAGAGGCACCCATCGTTGTGCCGGAAGGAGAATCAACATCATGA
- a CDS encoding phospholipase D family protein, giving the protein MVSLRRHTSDRKSSRGKFPYIRTGLALLALWLIAVMLYQTYKPLPPGISYESPEYRVDQVDFLHDLTYPSSDGQMQHEQQIFQRMMQIVEEAEQFVLVDMFLFNNYQHKGQNFPPVSSEFTEALVAKKNQHPDMDIWFITDEVNTNYNSAPNPLLEQMTQAGIHVVITDVDPLRDSTPVYSAVWRTFFQWFGQSGDGWIKNLMATDGPDVTVRSYLKLLNVKANHRKVVVSEKKAIVSSGNIHDASAYHSNIAFEVTGPVIGDILQSEQAVLDISGGGQVPAYTAPSTDSNTGDLRIRYLTEGKVNDAVLHEINQAGKGDTLWMGMFYVASPKVLEALLDASERGTEIRLVLDPNENAFGQEKIGIPNRPVAAELHDKSNGNIQIRWYNTTKEQYHTKMIYMAKATGDHIVIGGSTNFTPRNMNDYNLENDLWVAAPANNKFTRDIANYFERIWNNDDAEFTLNLNEFQEKTTFLKGIVYKLQLILGFTTF; this is encoded by the coding sequence TTGGTCTCATTGCGCCGCCATACATCTGACCGCAAGTCATCACGCGGCAAATTTCCATACATACGAACAGGGCTCGCCCTATTGGCCTTATGGCTTATCGCCGTCATGCTCTATCAGACATACAAACCATTACCACCAGGTATTTCCTATGAAAGTCCCGAGTATCGTGTGGATCAAGTCGATTTCCTGCATGACCTCACGTATCCCTCCTCCGATGGACAGATGCAGCATGAACAGCAGATCTTTCAGCGCATGATGCAAATTGTGGAGGAAGCAGAGCAGTTTGTCCTGGTGGATATGTTCCTGTTCAATAATTATCAGCACAAGGGACAGAACTTCCCACCTGTCAGTTCGGAATTCACGGAAGCTCTGGTCGCCAAAAAAAATCAGCATCCTGATATGGACATCTGGTTCATCACAGATGAAGTAAACACCAACTATAACTCAGCACCCAATCCGTTGCTGGAACAAATGACACAAGCAGGCATTCACGTGGTCATCACGGATGTTGACCCTTTGCGTGATTCAACTCCGGTATACTCTGCGGTCTGGCGGACCTTCTTCCAATGGTTCGGCCAATCCGGAGATGGCTGGATCAAGAACCTGATGGCCACGGATGGTCCGGATGTCACTGTACGTTCCTACCTCAAGCTGCTCAATGTGAAGGCGAATCATCGCAAAGTTGTCGTTAGCGAAAAGAAAGCGATTGTCTCTTCAGGCAATATTCATGATGCGAGTGCCTACCACTCGAATATTGCCTTTGAAGTAACCGGTCCCGTCATTGGCGATATTCTTCAGTCAGAGCAAGCTGTACTGGACATCTCAGGCGGAGGTCAGGTTCCTGCCTACACAGCGCCTTCCACAGATTCCAACACGGGAGACTTGCGAATACGCTATTTAACGGAAGGCAAAGTGAATGACGCTGTACTCCATGAGATTAATCAGGCTGGCAAAGGTGACACCTTATGGATGGGCATGTTCTATGTGGCCTCTCCGAAAGTGTTGGAAGCCCTGCTCGATGCATCGGAACGCGGAACCGAGATCCGGCTTGTACTTGATCCAAATGAAAATGCCTTTGGTCAGGAAAAGATCGGCATCCCGAACCGCCCTGTCGCCGCCGAATTGCATGATAAATCCAACGGGAACATACAGATTCGCTGGTATAACACCACCAAGGAGCAATACCATACCAAGATGATCTATATGGCCAAAGCGACTGGAGATCATATTGTCATTGGCGGTTCAACCAACTTCACACCCCGAAACATGAATGACTACAATCTGGAGAATGATCTATGGGTTGCGGCTCCTGCTAACAATAAGTTCACCCGCGATATCGCGAATTATTTTGAGCGAATTTGGAATAATGATGATGCGGAGTTTACGTTAAACCTGAATGAGTTCCAGGAGAAAACAACGTTTTTGAAAGGTATCGTATATAAGCTGCAGCTGATTCTCGGTTTTACGACCTTTTGA
- a CDS encoding FAD-dependent oxidoreductase: MKRAAIVGAGIGGLTSALLLNRQGWDVTVYERGSRVGGRIGYEQDGEYRIDQGPTIVLLPEMLLGILEEAGVDRSKIELLRCDPLYRVHYHSGRVMTKMTAREEQTAEIERLFPGESRGFTRFMKDMDTLFPAGRAAFLERAFPRKRDFFTPSLMSLMGRLRAHKSVRKAVGDYFQHEELLDAYSLQSLYIGGSPFGTPGIYSLLPYAEHEYGIWMVKGGYAALPAMLEQELISRGGRVVLNSEVTGLTIKNGVCEGIETATGAENVDAVIYNGDFPTYQVCLVSHQR; this comes from the coding sequence ATGAAGCGGGCCGCCATTGTAGGAGCAGGAATTGGTGGACTTACTTCGGCATTATTGTTGAATCGTCAAGGGTGGGATGTCACCGTGTATGAACGGGGTTCCCGCGTTGGCGGACGCATTGGATATGAGCAGGATGGGGAGTATCGGATCGATCAGGGACCAACCATTGTGCTTTTGCCGGAGATGTTACTTGGCATATTGGAGGAAGCGGGCGTAGATCGTTCGAAGATTGAGCTGCTTCGCTGTGATCCGCTATACAGAGTGCATTATCACAGTGGTCGTGTCATGACCAAGATGACTGCACGTGAGGAGCAGACGGCGGAGATTGAACGTTTGTTCCCGGGAGAGAGCCGGGGATTCACGCGATTCATGAAAGATATGGACACGTTGTTTCCCGCAGGGCGGGCAGCGTTTCTGGAAAGGGCTTTTCCGCGCAAAAGGGATTTCTTCACACCATCTCTCATGTCACTCATGGGCAGATTGCGTGCACACAAAAGCGTCCGCAAAGCGGTAGGCGATTATTTCCAGCATGAGGAATTGCTCGACGCGTACTCGTTACAAAGCCTATACATCGGTGGATCACCTTTTGGAACGCCAGGCATCTATTCCCTGCTTCCCTATGCAGAGCATGAATATGGGATCTGGATGGTCAAAGGCGGATATGCAGCCCTGCCGGCCATGCTGGAACAGGAACTGATATCGCGTGGTGGACGTGTCGTGCTGAATTCGGAAGTTACAGGGCTCACGATTAAAAATGGTGTGTGTGAAGGTATAGAAACCGCCACAGGCGCAGAAAATGTGGATGCGGTTATCTACAATGGTGATTTCCCCACCTATCAGGTTTGCTTGGTCAGTCACCAGAGGTAG
- a CDS encoding phytoene/squalene synthase family protein: MNEAILNRCEELMQKGSSSFYQAFRGLPSPRREAVYVIYAFCRMIDDSVDEPEHSPYTIHEIHDLFETLDDAEGHFIWPALRWLFSSFPHLDKGPFFRQMEGQLTDLKVTHYATMQELEHYCYLVAGTVGEMLLPVLRDDNGAEVAMNGIALGKGMQIVNIIRDVGEDRARVRRYVPLEIMEKHGYSEQDFEDGVVDERFVAIIHELKAAALNWFRIGMDRLDTYPAESAFSIELAATFYSTILHAVERNDYDVYTKRAYVSDELKLEMLGAIVKRYPMLAYQASRTAVS; the protein is encoded by the coding sequence ATGAATGAAGCAATTTTAAACAGGTGTGAAGAGTTGATGCAAAAGGGTTCTTCATCTTTTTATCAGGCCTTTAGAGGTCTGCCTAGTCCACGCCGTGAAGCCGTATATGTCATTTATGCCTTCTGCCGCATGATTGATGACAGTGTAGACGAGCCGGAACATTCGCCTTATACGATTCACGAAATCCATGATTTGTTTGAAACGTTGGATGACGCGGAAGGACACTTTATCTGGCCAGCTCTGAGATGGTTGTTCAGCAGTTTCCCTCATCTGGATAAGGGGCCATTCTTCCGTCAGATGGAAGGTCAGCTCACGGATCTTAAAGTAACGCATTATGCAACGATGCAGGAACTGGAGCATTATTGTTATCTGGTGGCTGGAACGGTAGGCGAGATGCTGTTGCCTGTACTGCGGGATGATAATGGCGCGGAAGTAGCCATGAATGGGATTGCTTTGGGTAAGGGAATGCAGATCGTCAACATTATCCGGGATGTGGGTGAAGATCGGGCCAGAGTGCGCCGATATGTTCCGCTGGAGATCATGGAAAAGCATGGCTACTCCGAGCAGGACTTTGAAGACGGGGTTGTGGACGAACGCTTTGTTGCCATTATTCATGAGTTAAAAGCGGCAGCATTAAACTGGTTCCGTATTGGCATGGATCGATTGGATACTTATCCGGCAGAAAGTGCGTTTTCGATTGAGCTGGCAGCAACCTTTTACTCGACCATCCTACACGCGGTGGAACGCAACGACTATGACGTCTATACCAAACGGGCATATGTTAGCGATGAATTGAAACTGGAGATGCTGGGTGCGATTGTGAAACGTTACCCGATGCTGGCCTATCAAGCCTCCCGAACGGCGGTATCCTGA
- a CDS encoding carotenoid biosynthesis protein → MIQWLYWAWYVIGATLMLTIGVPDVLSFSNGLFLIFYAFYVLDLIYQGRNRTGLSDQSVIWMKPGLWISSIIIWLGGMGVEWVGVHTHWPFGEYAYSDFFGIHLFSVPVTLGFAWIAVVGNSALLSGGGSTWTGRLLRAVKTGFWAIVLDLVLDPVAHARGFWEWQAPGGFYGVPWTNYISWFIMGAFLSLFLPAMPHDRSSLLRAKWLYQLFILLFGLLALKEGITGSFIIAIAGVLLAEGSWLYDSRRKIKTV, encoded by the coding sequence ATGATCCAGTGGCTTTACTGGGCTTGGTATGTCATTGGAGCGACCTTGATGCTGACGATCGGTGTACCGGATGTATTGTCCTTTTCCAATGGTTTATTCTTAATCTTCTATGCATTTTATGTGCTGGATCTGATCTATCAGGGACGTAATCGGACAGGTCTGTCCGACCAGTCAGTCATTTGGATGAAGCCCGGACTCTGGATTTCTTCCATAATCATCTGGCTGGGAGGCATGGGCGTGGAATGGGTAGGGGTTCATACTCACTGGCCCTTTGGCGAATATGCGTACTCCGACTTCTTCGGGATTCATCTGTTCAGTGTACCTGTTACACTCGGTTTCGCCTGGATTGCAGTAGTTGGTAACTCGGCACTGTTAAGTGGCGGTGGTTCAACCTGGACGGGCCGATTGCTTCGAGCCGTGAAGACCGGGTTCTGGGCGATTGTACTTGATCTGGTACTCGATCCTGTTGCACACGCAAGGGGATTCTGGGAGTGGCAGGCTCCAGGTGGATTCTATGGTGTTCCGTGGACCAATTACATAAGCTGGTTTATCATGGGTGCATTCCTGTCCCTCTTCCTTCCGGCCATGCCTCATGACCGCAGCTCCTTACTGCGTGCAAAATGGCTGTATCAGCTGTTTATTCTTCTGTTCGGCCTACTGGCGTTAAAGGAAGGCATTACGGGCAGCTTTATCATCGCCATTGCTGGCGTGCTTCTTGCCGAAGGGAGCTGGCTCTATGATTCGCGCCGTAAAATCAAAACCGTTTAA
- a CDS encoding lysophospholipid acyltransferase family protein gives MIRAVKSKPFNRIFSLYNHYYLLRRRFRAFTLTGSLDPQVDTRDNSPIDPTRPVVYFMNHSSWWDGLLLYHAARQTSRGDHYVMMEEQQLQQYAFFRKLGAYSINKESASGIRTSLQYTSELLDLGKRVWIFPQGEILHQEARPIRFRPGIGLLLRRSPNAIAVPVTLCHGMVQHDLPEISMLAGPPVMEDWKTWKSEEIATRLGHVLERQLDDHRSELVRLGQGSLPDALPLIRHVRSTSEKYEAARKRVNR, from the coding sequence ATGATTCGCGCCGTAAAATCAAAACCGTTTAATCGTATTTTTTCCTTATACAATCATTATTACCTGCTGCGTCGGCGCTTCCGCGCCTTCACACTTACGGGTTCACTGGACCCGCAGGTGGACACCAGGGACAACTCGCCGATTGATCCCACTCGTCCGGTGGTTTACTTCATGAACCACAGCTCCTGGTGGGATGGTCTGCTGCTCTATCATGCGGCCAGGCAGACATCGCGGGGAGATCATTATGTGATGATGGAGGAGCAGCAGCTTCAGCAATATGCTTTTTTTCGTAAATTGGGTGCGTATTCGATCAATAAGGAGAGTGCGTCCGGTATTCGGACCTCCCTACAGTACACCAGTGAACTGCTGGACTTGGGCAAAAGGGTCTGGATTTTTCCGCAAGGAGAAATTCTGCATCAGGAGGCGAGACCGATTCGGTTCCGCCCAGGCATCGGATTGTTGCTTCGTCGCTCCCCGAATGCCATCGCCGTACCCGTAACCTTATGTCATGGAATGGTCCAGCATGATCTACCGGAAATCTCGATGCTGGCAGGCCCGCCTGTAATGGAAGACTGGAAGACTTGGAAGAGTGAAGAGATTGCCACCAGACTTGGCCATGTGCTGGAACGGCAGTTGGACGATCACAGATCAGAGCTTGTACGGCTGGGGCAGGGAAGTTTGCCAGATGCGCTTCCGCTGATTCGTCATGTACGTTCGACCAGTGAAAAATACGAGGCTGCGCGAAAGCGGGTGAACCGTTAG
- a CDS encoding glycosyltransferase family 2 protein yields MSASEIFWIVLTSMLAIQLLFALWNVSCLPKVRSFRADNIQPPDLLVSVLIPARNERLHIEGCLESVLASDTSGFRMEVLVLDDRSEDETAAMVQAIVDRDERVRLLHGVDLPEGWMGKSHACHRLVQEAEGEWYMFVDADVRLEPSAIRQTVAAGCEQGGGLVTGFPYQVTKTWMEKLVVPMMVFTIISHLPIFMIRRSSNPMFVAATGAFLLIHRSSYEASGGHAAIQAHLVDDMSLAKAVKRVGHPVMLTDVHDVTNTRMYQNGAEVWNGYKKTCTKVWAAKTYCCLARC; encoded by the coding sequence ATGAGTGCATCTGAAATCTTCTGGATTGTGCTGACAAGCATGTTGGCAATACAACTGCTGTTCGCTCTATGGAACGTCTCCTGTCTGCCTAAAGTGCGTTCGTTCCGGGCAGACAACATACAACCACCAGACCTGCTGGTCTCGGTACTGATCCCGGCCAGGAATGAAAGACTACATATCGAAGGATGCCTGGAAAGTGTGCTCGCGAGTGATACGTCGGGATTCCGGATGGAAGTTCTGGTGCTGGATGATCGCTCCGAAGATGAGACAGCGGCCATGGTTCAGGCGATTGTTGATCGTGATGAGCGTGTGCGTCTGCTGCATGGTGTCGATCTACCCGAGGGCTGGATGGGCAAATCCCATGCGTGTCACAGACTGGTTCAGGAGGCTGAGGGAGAATGGTACATGTTCGTGGATGCGGATGTGCGTCTGGAGCCAAGTGCCATTCGGCAGACCGTTGCTGCTGGTTGTGAGCAAGGGGGCGGACTGGTAACCGGTTTTCCTTATCAGGTAACGAAGACGTGGATGGAGAAGCTTGTCGTACCGATGATGGTCTTTACCATCATCAGTCATCTGCCCATTTTCATGATACGCAGATCATCCAATCCGATGTTTGTGGCCGCTACGGGGGCTTTTTTGCTGATTCATCGCTCCAGTTATGAAGCATCTGGCGGTCATGCGGCCATTCAGGCGCATCTGGTAGATGACATGAGTCTTGCCAAAGCGGTTAAGCGTGTAGGTCATCCGGTGATGCTGACCGATGTGCATGACGTAACCAATACCCGCATGTATCAGAACGGTGCAGAAGTATGGAATGGATACAAAAAAACATGTACGAAGGTATGGGCCGCAAAGACGTACTGCTGCTTGGCACGATGCTGA
- the crtI gene encoding phytoene desaturase family protein, translated as MRGNVIIVGAGFGGLSCAIRLASQGVQVTILERQEHVGGKLQQIERDGYHFDRGPSTITMPSTFRSVFDHAGVAMEDYVQLYELEPRTRNVFADGTVVDLSGNRGWMKEQIAAYSPEDAARYDAFMNESAALYAEANRHFLGKLLLSPSDKYNLQMLRSLLRVRPTVRLDKLLRSYFQHPHTLAMFGRYATYVGSSPYQSPSIFAMMGHVEAEVGIYGVKGGTYQLIEGMTRLAQEKGVQIITGIEVRQIVVRNGKVAGVDTDQGFREADQVVANGDVLSVNRLLLAPEHRKEMSDARIRKYEPSISGFVTLAGVRRQYDALLHHTVFFPERYEPEFDHIFRDRKMPEDPTIYICYSGYSEAGMAPAGGSNLFILVNAPYLSDSWNWEQQTERYGAFVLEQLAARGITGLNQSDVLIRYTPRDIERDTLAHQGSIYGISSNSVKQTFMRPGNRSKDVQGLWYVGGTTHPGGGTPIVTLSGQLVGERLASEILR; from the coding sequence ATGAGAGGTAACGTCATTATTGTCGGAGCAGGATTCGGAGGTCTATCGTGTGCGATCCGACTTGCTTCACAAGGTGTGCAGGTCACCATTCTGGAACGGCAGGAACATGTAGGTGGCAAGCTGCAGCAGATTGAGCGGGACGGGTATCATTTTGACCGGGGGCCAAGTACCATCACGATGCCATCGACCTTTCGTTCCGTCTTCGATCATGCAGGTGTAGCAATGGAAGATTACGTACAGCTGTATGAGTTGGAGCCGCGCACGCGTAATGTATTTGCAGATGGCACAGTGGTCGATTTGTCAGGCAATCGCGGGTGGATGAAAGAGCAGATTGCGGCGTACAGTCCGGAGGATGCAGCTCGTTATGATGCGTTTATGAATGAGTCTGCTGCACTGTATGCGGAAGCCAATCGTCATTTTCTGGGTAAGTTGCTGCTGTCTCCTTCTGACAAATACAATCTTCAGATGCTGCGCAGTCTGCTCCGCGTGCGGCCAACGGTGAGGCTGGATAAGCTGCTGCGTTCATATTTCCAACATCCGCATACACTCGCCATGTTCGGACGGTACGCGACCTATGTGGGATCATCTCCGTATCAGTCACCTTCGATCTTTGCCATGATGGGTCATGTGGAAGCAGAGGTGGGCATCTACGGAGTTAAAGGCGGAACCTATCAACTGATCGAAGGCATGACTCGGCTGGCACAGGAAAAAGGCGTGCAGATCATTACCGGCATAGAGGTCAGGCAGATTGTTGTTCGCAATGGCAAAGTAGCAGGCGTGGATACAGATCAAGGCTTCCGTGAAGCCGATCAGGTGGTTGCCAATGGAGATGTGCTTAGCGTGAATCGACTGCTGCTCGCACCGGAGCACCGGAAAGAGATGAGCGATGCCCGTATAAGGAAGTATGAGCCATCCATTTCAGGATTTGTAACGCTGGCAGGTGTGCGAAGACAATATGATGCACTACTGCACCATACGGTCTTTTTCCCGGAACGGTATGAGCCGGAGTTCGACCATATTTTCCGCGACCGTAAAATGCCCGAAGATCCGACGATCTACATCTGTTACTCCGGTTATTCGGAAGCAGGCATGGCCCCGGCGGGAGGCAGTAATCTGTTTATTCTGGTTAATGCCCCCTACTTGTCGGATTCGTGGAATTGGGAGCAGCAGACGGAACGGTACGGAGCGTTTGTGCTGGAACAGTTAGCGGCCCGAGGAATTACTGGCTTGAACCAATCCGATGTGCTGATCCGATACACGCCGCGAGATATCGAACGGGATACTTTGGCGCATCAAGGTTCGATCTACGGCATCTCATCCAACTCGGTGAAACAGACCTTCATGCGTCCGGGCAACCGAAGCAAAGATGTACAAGGACTCTGGTACGTTGGCGGTACCACCCATCCAGGCGGCGGAACCCCGATTGTGACATTGTCCGGGCAGCTTGTTGGTGAGCGACTGGCATCGGAAATCTTGAGATAG
- a CDS encoding fibronectin type III domain-containing protein: MKFKRLLIFMLVINLLLVNLLITGGGTGLAHANSEPRTDRITKESSKSNDNFIDSYNSKTTSMSTSIETISDTNTTSYLPKPNVTVTTTENSITVSWDEVPGATKYAVTVNREVAMDKNIRTYTITRVAPDETYRIGVLAYDGKNMENKSYSSLD; encoded by the coding sequence ATGAAGTTCAAGAGATTATTAATTTTCATGCTAGTTATTAATTTATTGTTGGTTAATCTATTGATTACAGGAGGAGGGACAGGATTAGCCCATGCCAATTCTGAGCCTCGTACAGATAGGATAACTAAGGAGTCTTCCAAGTCGAATGATAACTTTATAGACTCGTATAATTCCAAGACTACTAGTATGTCTACATCAATTGAAACAATAAGTGATACCAATACTACGTCATATTTGCCGAAACCTAACGTAACGGTAACCACAACGGAAAACTCCATAACGGTGTCTTGGGATGAAGTTCCCGGAGCAACTAAATATGCTGTTACTGTCAATCGAGAAGTTGCTATGGATAAAAATATAAGAACGTACACAATAACAAGAGTTGCACCAGATGAAACATACAGGATCGGAGTTCTCGCATATGACGGGAAAAATATGGAGAACAAGAGTTACTCTTCGTTAGATTGA